A region of Solanum dulcamara chromosome 7, daSolDulc1.2, whole genome shotgun sequence DNA encodes the following proteins:
- the LOC129896746 gene encoding uncharacterized protein LOC129896746, with protein MNSRELTLVSAAAVIGAFASAVTIRLFLNPKRRSVTDPDSALNGFHQRKSSSPQNPFDPSKRKGYLSWDDYFMAIAFLSAERSKDPNRQVGACLVSQNYVILGIGYNGFPRGCSDDKLPWAKKSKNGNPLETKYPYVCHAEVNAILNTNHASAAGQRLYVTMFPCNECAKIIIQSGVSEVIYFVEKRLDGSDIAYVASHKLLSLAGIKVRRHQPQMKEISIKFEEL; from the exons ATGAATTCGAGAGAGCTGACTCTGGTATCAGCTGCAGCAGTGATTGGTGCCTTTGCTTCTGCTGTGACCATTCGCTTATTCTTAAATCCCAAAAGACGTTCTGTTACTGATCCAGATTCGGCACTCAACGGTTTCCACCAAAGGAAGTCGTCGTCTCCTCAGAATCCATTTGATCCTTCAAAACGAAAAGG GTATTTGTCGTGGGATGATTACTTTATGGCGATTGCATTTCTATCTGCTGAACGATCCAAGGATCCAAACAGGCAG GTTGGAGCATGTTTGGTGAGTCAAAATTACGTAATACTAG GCATTGGATACAATGGGTTCCCGCGTGGCTGTTCTGATGACAAGCTTCCTTGGGCAAAG AAATCTAAAAATGGGAATCCATTGGAAACAAAGTATCC TTATGTTTGTCATGCTGAAGTTAATGCCATCTTGAACACAAATCATGCATCTGCTGCCGGACAG AGGCTCTACGTGACAATGTTTCCTTGCAATGAATGCGCAAAGATTATCATTCAA TCTGGTGTTTCAGAGgtcatttattttgtggagaaGAGATTGGATGGTTCTGACATAGCATATGTTGCTTCCCACAAACTTCTGTCGTTGGCTGGCATAAAA GTAAGGAGGCATCAACCGCAGATGAAAGAGATTTCAATTAAGTTTGAAGAACTATAG
- the LOC129896744 gene encoding ubiquitin-like modifier-activating enzyme 5 yields MEVELKEMLNDLHSLKKSISDPSHLALIEKMHLHAENIATLEKSGTTRRSKVKDMSAEVVDSNPYSRLMALQRMGIVNNYERIREFSVAIVGIGGVGSVAAEMLTRCGIGRLLLYDYDKVELANMNRLFFRPEQVGMTKTDAAVQTLSEINPDVVLESYTLNITTVEGFGTFMSSLTNKSFQPTKSGSGVDLVLSCVDNYEARMVVNQACNELNQTWMESGVSEDAVSGHIQLLIPGETACFACVPPLVVASGIDERTLKREGVCAASLPTTMGVVAGLLVQNTLKYLLKFGQVSRYLGYNALKDYFPTMEMKPNSQCSNTACLERQKEYILAKPTRDAAAKAKADTEALSPAENPVHADNEWNISVVDDEEVDGSVVKNSDVLPEGIVHELPVADEYPKPTVTETVGPADDLEELRRQLEALNAD; encoded by the exons ATGGAGGTGGAGCTCAAAGAAATGCTGAATGATCTTCATTCTCTCAAGAAATCAATCTCAGATCCTTCCCATCTTGCTCTAATCGAAAAG ATGCATTTGCATGCTGAAAACATCGCTACACTTGAGAAGTCAGGAACTACTCGCCGTTCAAAAGTCAAG GACATGAGTGCTGAAGTTGTTGATAGCAATCCATATAGCAGGCTTATGGCACTCCAGAGGATGGGTATTGTGAATAATTATGAAAGAATAAGAGAGTTCTCAGTTGCCATAGTT GGCATAGGTGGTGTTGGCAGTGTTGCTGCTGAGATGCTGACAAGGTGTGGCATTGGTCGTCTTTTGTTGTATGATTATGACAAAGTGGAGTTAGCTAATATGAATAGGCTATTTTTTCGCCCAGAGCAG GTCGGTATGACAAAGACAGATGCTGCGGTACAAACTCTTTCAGAGATAAATCCTGATGTTGTGCTTGAG AGCTACACGTTGAATATAACAACCGTGGAAGGTTTTGGCACATTTATGTCAAGTCTTACAAATAAATCATTCCAGCCAACTAAGAGTGGTAGTGGGGTAGACCTCGTATTGAGCTGTGTAGATAATTATGAAGCAAGGATGGTGGTAAATCAG GCCTGCAACGAATTAAACCAGACATGGATGGAATCTG GTGTATCTGAAGATGCTGTGTCAGGTCACATACAATTGCTAATTCCTGGTGAAACTGCCTGCTTTGCATGTGTGCCTCCCCTG GTTGTAGCATCTGGAATTGATGAACGGACCCTAAAGCGTGAAGGGGTTTGTGCTGCATCTCTACCTACTACAATG GGAGTTGTTGCTGGACTTTTAGTTCAAAACACATTGAAATACTTGTTGAAGTTCGGACAGGTGTCACGATATCTG GGGTACAATGCCCTCAAAGATTATTTTCCAACAATGGAGATGAAGCCAAACTCACAATGTTCAAACACTGCTTGTTTGGAACGACAG AAGGAATACATTCTTGCAAAGCCTACCAGGGATGCTGCTGCTAAAGCAAAGGCAGACACAGAAGCATTATCACCTGCAGAAAACCCTGTTCATGCAGATAATGAATGGAACATAAG CGTTGTTGATGACGAAGAGGTGGATGGTTCTGTCGTGAAAAATTCAG ATGTCCTTCCTGAAGGTATTGTTCATGAGCTGCCAGTAGCTGATGAATACCCAAAACCAACTGTCACAGAGACAGTTGGTCCTGCAGATGACCTTGAAGAGCTAAGAAGGCAACTTGAGGCCCTTAATGCTGATTAG
- the LOC129896745 gene encoding UPF0235 protein At5g63440 isoform X1: MPKRTTHTYSSEDAVPDGPNSDLFVYYCKHCSSHVLISDNQLQKMPKRKTDKAYVLDKKKYLARLSVDDAGKVLLKRGEGKMEKQFRMSCKGCGLFVCYRAEEDLETASFIYVVDGALSTIAAETNPQDAPVPPCISQLEGGLVQVAIEVEDRAQRSAITRVNADDVRVTVTAPAARGEANNELLEFMGRVLGLKLSQMTLQRGWNSKSKLLVVEDLTARQVYEKLLEAAQP, encoded by the exons ATGCCGAAGAGGACGACGCACACATATTCTAGCGAGGACGCAGTTCCCGACGGTCCCAACTCCGATCTCTTCGTCTATTACTGTAAGCACTGCAGTTCGCACGTCCTCATCTCCG ACAATCAATTGCAGAAAatgccaaaaaggaaaaccGACAAAGCATATGTATTGGATAAAAAAAAGTATCTCGCAAGACTGAGTGTAGATGATGCAGGGAAAGTTCTTCTAAAACG TGGTGAAGGGAAAATGGAGAAGCAGTTTCGGATGTCCTGTAAGGGTTGTGGCCTGTTTGTCTGCTATCGGGCAGAAGAAGATCTGGAGACTGCCTCCTTTATATATGTAGTTGATGGGGCACTTAGTACTATTGCGGCTGAGACAAATCCACAG GATGCTCCTGTACCACCCTGCATCTCACAGTTAGAAGGTGGCCTTGTGCAAGTGGCGATAGAAGTTGAGGACCGTGCCCAACGGTCAGCAATTACAA GAGTGAATGCAGATGATGTTCGGGTCACTGTAACCGCACCTGCAGCTCGTGGGGAAGCTAACAATGAACTTCTGGAATTCATGGGCCGA GTACTGGGTCTGAAACTATCTCAGATGACTCTCCAAAGAGGATGGAATAGCAAATCAAAGCTTCTTGTA GTGGAGGATTTGACAGCTAGACAAGTATACGAGAAACTCTTGGAGGCTGCCCAACCTTGA
- the LOC129896745 gene encoding UPF0235 protein At5g63440 isoform X2 — protein sequence MVVDNQLQKMPKRKTDKAYVLDKKKYLARLSVDDAGKVLLKRGEGKMEKQFRMSCKGCGLFVCYRAEEDLETASFIYVVDGALSTIAAETNPQDAPVPPCISQLEGGLVQVAIEVEDRAQRSAITRVNADDVRVTVTAPAARGEANNELLEFMGRVLGLKLSQMTLQRGWNSKSKLLVVEDLTARQVYEKLLEAAQP from the exons ATGGTTGTAGACAATCAATTGCAGAAAatgccaaaaaggaaaaccGACAAAGCATATGTATTGGATAAAAAAAAGTATCTCGCAAGACTGAGTGTAGATGATGCAGGGAAAGTTCTTCTAAAACG TGGTGAAGGGAAAATGGAGAAGCAGTTTCGGATGTCCTGTAAGGGTTGTGGCCTGTTTGTCTGCTATCGGGCAGAAGAAGATCTGGAGACTGCCTCCTTTATATATGTAGTTGATGGGGCACTTAGTACTATTGCGGCTGAGACAAATCCACAG GATGCTCCTGTACCACCCTGCATCTCACAGTTAGAAGGTGGCCTTGTGCAAGTGGCGATAGAAGTTGAGGACCGTGCCCAACGGTCAGCAATTACAA GAGTGAATGCAGATGATGTTCGGGTCACTGTAACCGCACCTGCAGCTCGTGGGGAAGCTAACAATGAACTTCTGGAATTCATGGGCCGA GTACTGGGTCTGAAACTATCTCAGATGACTCTCCAAAGAGGATGGAATAGCAAATCAAAGCTTCTTGTA GTGGAGGATTTGACAGCTAGACAAGTATACGAGAAACTCTTGGAGGCTGCCCAACCTTGA
- the LOC129894093 gene encoding exocyst complex component EXO70B1, with the protein MAATIEGQDRVLAAAQQIVKSLNTSTNVDTDDMLMILSSFDNRLSKLSNLMTSSSSSTPTSAKAAVDGDGADGSPSFESAERMVLNWSSSPNVDPDSTLDYLSAVDEIIKKTEDLNLKPENDSVMDRAEAALQHAMAHLEDEFRHILISNTVPFDAGRLHESSFIRRCSISSSAVEIPDFETATLADDQENVSSGRYNHVKGKSLGGDDFSLDLVYPDAMMELREIANRMIHAGYEKECCQVYSSVRREVLDECLAILGIEKLSIEEVHRIDWQSLDEKMKKWIYAVKVLVRILLSAEKSLCERVFVGSDLIKEVCFMESAKGCVMQLLNFGEAVAIGRRSSEKLFRILDMYDALADVLSDIQRLFSDEAGEMVFGEAKGVLDGLGEAAIGTFVEFENAVQREVSKKPTQGGEIHPLTRYVMNYVKLLVDYSDTLNGLLEKLESGMKPDSSRTDNGDNLELENVAPLARRLMLLIKSLEGNLEGKSRMYEDFGMQYIFLMNNVHYIVQKVKDSELQKLLGDQWVRKRRGQIRQHATSYLRASWSKVLSCLKDEGLSGSSSNASKVALKERFKNFNACFEEIYRIQTGWKVPDAQLREELRISISEKVLPAYRSFLGRFGGHLESGRNAGKYIKYTLEDLEGYLLDLFEGTPLVLHHVRRKGT; encoded by the coding sequence ATGGCGGCGACTATTGAAGGACAAGATAGGGTTCTAGCTGCAGCTCAACAGATCGTCAAGAGTCTAAACACTTCAACGAATGTCGATACTGATGATATGCTTATGATCTTATCTAGTTTCGATAATCGTTTGTCTAAGCTCTCTAATTTGATGacttcttcatcttcctctACTCCTACATCCGCTAAAGCTGCCGTAGACGGCGACGGAGCTGATGGTTCTCCTAGTTTTGAATCGGCTGAGCGGATGGTGCTTAATTGGAGCTCTTCTCCCAACGTCGATCCTGATTCCACCTTAGATTATCTCTCCGCTGTTGACGAGATTATTAAGAAGACCGAGGATCTGAATCTTAAGCCGGAAAATGATTCCGTTATGGACCGAGCTGAGGCTGCTCTTCAACATGCTATGGCTCATCTGGAGGATGAGTTTCGTCATATTCTCATTAGCAATACTGTTCCCTTCGATGCTGGCCGCCTCCATGAGTCCTCTTTTATTCGCCGCTGTTCCATCTCTTCATCTGCTGTTGAAATTCCTGATTTTGAAACAGCTACTTTAGCCGATGATCAGGAGAACGTTAGCAGTGGAAGGTACAATCATGTCAAAGGGAAGAGCCTTGGAGGGGATGATTTCTCCCTTGATTTGGTATACCCGGATGCTATGATGGAGCTGAGAGAGATTGCTAACCGTATGATTCATGCTGGATATGAAAAGGAATGTTGCCAAGTGTACTCTAGTGTTCGCAGAGAGGTGCTTGACGAGTGTTTAGCAATTCTTGGTATTGAGAAGCTGAGCATTGAGGAGGTCCATAGGATTGATTGGCAGTCGCTGGatgagaaaatgaaaaaatggaTTTATGCTGTAAAAGTTCTGGTGAGAATCCTTTTATCTGCTGAAAAGAGCTTATGTGAACGTGTTTTTGTGGGCTCGGACTTGATTAAAGAAGTGTGTTTTATGGAAAGTGCAAAGGGCTGTGTAATGCAGCTCTTGAATTTTGGAGAAGCTGTGGCAATAGGGCGAAGGTCGTCCGAGAAGTTATTTAGGATTCTGGATATGTATGATGCCCTGGCAGATGTTTTGTCTGACATACAGCGGCTTTTTAGTGATGAAGCTGGTGAAATGGTGTTTGGTGAGGCAAAGGGGGTGTTAGATGGCCTAGGAGAAGCAGCTATTGGGACATTTGTGGAGTTTGAAAATGCAGTTCAGCGGGAGGTTTCTAAGAAACCAACTCAAGGCGGTGAAATCCACCCATTGACTCGTTATGTTATGAATTATGTGAAATTGCTGGTTGATTATAGTGATACATTGAATGGACTTTTAGAGAAGTTAGAAAGTGGCATGAAACCTGACTCTTCCCGAACTGATAATGGTGATAACTTGGAGTTGGAGAATGTTGCACCACTAGCGAGGCGGTTGATGTTACTGATAAAGTCTTTGGAAGGTAATCTGGAGGGGAAGTCGAGAATGTATGAAGATTTTGGAATGCAgtatatatttttgatgaataATGTACATTACATCGTTCAGAAAGTGAAAGATTCCGAGCTTCAAAAACTTTTAGGTGATCAATGGGTCAGAAAGCGGAGGGGTCAAATTCGACAACATGCTACAAGCTATCTTAGAGCTTCATGGAGCAAGGTTTTATCTTGTTTGAAGGACGAAGGACTTAGTGGAAGCTCTAGCAATGCTTCAAAGGTAGCCCTCAAGGAGAGGTTTAAGAACTTCAATGCATGTTTTGAAGAAATTTACAGAATCCAGACTGGTTGGAAGGTCCCAGATGCTCAACTGCGCGAAGAACTGAGGATTTCTATTTCTGAAAAGGTGCTTCCTGCATATCGCTCATTTCTGGGAAGATTCGGGGGTCATTTAGAGAGTGGAAGAAATGCTGGGAAGTACATAAAGTATACTCTAGAAGACTTAGAGGGTTATTTGTTGGATCTATTTGAAGGAACACCTCTTGTTTTGCACCATGTGAGAAGAAAAGGCACGTAA